Within Primulina tabacum isolate GXHZ01 chromosome 5, ASM2559414v2, whole genome shotgun sequence, the genomic segment GGTGTCTGGAAGAACAGCGGAGCAAATTCATTGACTGAGTGACACGTGCAAGCGGTGCCTCTCGCCCATTATATCTATCCGTTGGGGGCTGTAAGTGAAAAAGACACCTCAACCCCCTCCCAATCAGTTAATTTTCTTGCATCCGAAATTGCATAAACAACACACCGCTACATCTGCTGTCAATCTGTTTCTTtgtgtatttattattaaaattatggtGTTAGCCTTGAATCCTATACTGCTCAATTATTGATTTCATAATTATTGAGATAAGTAGAGATTTATATTCTAAAAGTTGTCAAGATTTAATTTTTAGCCTTGCATAGGGTTAAAGAAACTATTTTTGGGTGTGATAATTGTTCACATAAAAATCCCATAAATatcattttgttttatttaatgtgtgtgtgtgacgggtcctgtttgattattttatttattacagCTTCTCTTCTGCATGTAAGTTGCTGCTTTACTGAAATTTTTCCCATGGTGAAAGGCCTTAAAAGccgcaatttttttaataacaaaaatacatCACCGTAGCAATCGTACAAATCAAGTTTTTTATTAAAATGAGACAGCAGATTCGTTCTCTAAGTCATAGCAACAGAGGAGGAGCCATGGCTGCTGCTCTTGTTCTTCTTCTGCCCCTTTTGTTCACAAGTCTTTTCACTCCGTTCAGCCATGCCTTGCCCTCTGCTCTGTCGGTGTGTTCTtgatttcctctttttttttctgcGTTTTCTTGTTTTCGCAATTTCGTTGATTTGTGTGGTGTTTGaattttttgctttcttgtGTGAAATTATTgcaatttttatgtttcattTTACCTTATTTAGATATGGGTTTTCGGGTAAAAGCTATGGCAGATGGCTGCACAACAGCACAAGGGGTAGGAGTAAAGGCATCTGGAGTGGAAACaagttttcttgaaaaaaaaaaattgatcttGAGAGGGATTCAGGTTCTTGTAATTCTTGGTCAAATTTTACTGGTCGGCCTCTGTCGGTGGTTATTTTTCCTGTTTAAGTTGGCGGAATATCTTGGGAATTATTTGATTTGGGTGAATTTCAGCACGTGGAATGGAAACACATGTGGATGCTGTgtgtgaaaaaatatataaatgtataGTTTCTGAAAAAGAATTTGGGAGAAAAATCACCTTAATTCCAAATTGGTCAAGTATGGAAGTGCTAGGTTAACTTGATTTGAAACCTGTTAGCTGTATATATGGCTTACTTCAATATAATCTGGTAATTATCCGAATGTAAAAACACGATGTGGAATATGGCTTAAGATCTGGGTAGAGCCTTTAAAATCTAAAGATTTTGCGAACCCGAggctttaaaattttaagaaatgTCAGGAGAATTTGCATATATGTGAGGAATATGCGTTGTACTGAAAACTCGTTTAAAATATTTGCAAAATGGATGTGGTTAATCGATCCCTCCTTTTGGGAAAAATTGTGCACACTCTTCTTACCCCTTGATTCTGGACGGGGGTACCATTTTCATTGGCGAGCACGAGTGTCTCAGCTAACAACATAGTGCATGTGTAGTATTGATCTTCTGGTTGAGCTGATTCATTTGGTGAATGTTGGCATCAGACAAGTGTGATTGAAAAAGGAATAGAGTGAGATCTGCTTATATCTGTTGGGAAGCGAGTGCCAATATTGGTGTACGAGGATTTGCAATAACTTGTCTCATGTAATAGAATATGGTCGTGTGTGTGCGAGTAGCAAGACAAAGTTCAGGGCCGTTAAAAGTTAATTCAGTACCAAAAACCGCGAACCTAACATGGGACGGTTGTATAAACTGTGAACATCTTCCAAAGTTGGTGCATGACTATGCATTCTTGCCTACACAACTTATCTTTTTAGTGTTGAAAATGTCTTCTGAACTACTGTTTTTTGTTCTCATATTCAGGAGTGGAATACTCCAAAACCCATGCACTCTCGCTTACTCAAGAGTGCTCTACAGCGTCAAACTGTGAGTATGATTTCACTTATTTGTGATctgacttgaaataaaaaaaatattttgcagAATTATGCTCTATAATCTGTTCATATTCTTGTTTTATTGTAGTCTGATGAAAAACAAGCTGATCTGTGGCTGCCTTTGCCTCGTCCAGAATGGAAAACCTGTGCTCAGCACGGCTTCACCTCCAGTAAGTTAAAACAAATGTGGCTCTgacttttcctttttttttttcattcttttGGAACTTACAATTAGAAGAGGTGGGTGAAAAATGATATCTTCTCTTAATCAAGTTTCAACTATTTGTGCcaaataatgaaatttaaatttgttAAAGTGTGCATTCTACAGTTCACAATTTGTACCTCGTTTACTGATTAGCTATCTGGTTTCAGCAGAATTGCCTAAGAAAACTCAAGGATATATACAATTATTTCTTGATGGAGGACTAAACCAGCAGAGAATGGGTGTAAGCACATCTGTTTATTATATATGATAATTAAGTATATATAACAATGATTATAATAAGCTTATTCACTAATATGTTTACTTTCGTTTATATAGATCTGTGATGCAGTTGCAGTTGCCAAAATTTTGAATGCTACTCTTATAATTCCTTATCTGGAAGTAAATTCTGTCTGGCAAGATTCAAGGTAATCCTTAGAAGTCTATGCTAtactatgtttattttaaaagaatattgttctcttttatttttcttgttggAGGTGCACTTAAAATGAGATCGTCCCCATTTTTCTATTGCAGCACTTTCATGGATATTTTCGACGTGGAACATTTTATTGATACATTGAAAGATGACATATCTATAGTCAGAGAGTTGCCTGATGAATATTTTTGGAGCACAAGGGAGTATTATGCTACAGCTATTCGAGCTACGAGAGTAAAAACAGCACCTGTACATGCTTCAGCAAATTGGTATCTAGAGAATGTTTTGCCTCTCCTGCAAAGGTTGGTCAATATGATAATTTTTTCTCTGTCTTTTGATAATTTATTGGTCCATTGTTTTTGGCATTGTGATCCTTACTTCATATTCAAATTAGCCTTTTATCTTCCATTTAATTTTAGTGGGCTTATTTTCAAATGTATATCAGAAAAGTTCATTTTGTCCCTGGAAACTAGAGTGACATCCCGATTTTATACTACATATTCGAATATTGTTTAAGAACGTGTCACTACTTTGGAGTTTATTGAACTAAAGTTTCATGACTATGTTAGATTAACACTGAGAAGACTAATTTACGAGTTTGCTAGAAAGTTAACCTTGTCAAGTTCTAAGCTCTGATTTTTGTGGTTCAGTTATGGAATTGCTGCAATTGCGCCATTTTCTCACCGTTTGGATTTTGACAACATGCCTGCTGACATTCAACGACTACGATGCAAAGTCAACTTTCAAGCTTTAGTTTTTGTACCTCACATCAGAGCTCTTGGAGATATGCTTGTTAGTCGCCTCAGATATCCTCCTGGCCCCAGTGAAGTTACTGGCACCAATTACATTAGGGAGTTCAACGATCCCAAGTACAAGCAAGAGGCTGGAAAGTTTGTTGTCCTCCACCTTCGTTTCGACAAGGTATATTTGCTTGTTCTAGTCAATATTTAACGCACCTAATCCTTATTCTGTGATATGCTACGGGAGTGTCAAattcatttgttttctcagGATATGGCTGCTCATTCTGCTTGTGATTTTGGTGGAGGTAAGGCTGAAAAATTGGCTCTGGCCAAGTATCGACAAGTTATTTGGCAAGGAAGGGTATTAAATTCTCAGTTCACTGATGAAGAATTAAGGAGTCAAGGTCGGTGCCCGTTGACTCCTGAAGAAATTGGATTGCTTTTGGCAGCCCTTGGATTTGATAACAGCACTCGTTTGTATCTTGCTTCGCACAAGGTTTTGCTGAGTTGTTTTATTTCCACAGGtgattatatatgaatattcataattgaatattttcttgaataaagGTTTATGGTGGGGAAGCCAGGATCTCGACTTTGCGAAGTTTA encodes:
- the LOC142546528 gene encoding O-fucosyltransferase 39-like isoform X2 — protein: MRQQIRSLSHSNRGGAMAAALVLLLPLLFTSLFTPFSHALPSALSEWNTPKPMHSRLLKSALQRQTSDEKQADLWLPLPRPEWKTCAQHGFTSKLPKKTQGYIQLFLDGGLNQQRMGICDAVAVAKILNATLIIPYLEVNSVWQDSSTFMDIFDVEHFIDTLKDDISIVRELPDEYFWSTREYYATAIRATRVKTAPVHASANWYLENVLPLLQSYGIAAIAPFSHRLDFDNMPADIQRLRCKVNFQALVFVPHIRALGDMLVSRLRYPPGPSEVTGTNYIREFNDPKYKQEAGKFVVLHLRFDKDMAAHSACDFGGGKAEKLALAKYRQVIWQGRVLNSQFTDEELRSQGRCPLTPEEIGLLLAALGFDNSTRLYLASHKVYGGEARISTLRSLFPLMEDKKSLSSSEERAQIKGKASLLAAVDYYVSMHSDIFISASPGNMHNAMVGHRTYHNMKAIRPNMALLGQLFLNKSLTWPEFQEAVIEGHRSRQGQLRLRKSEQSIYTYPAPDCMCNA
- the LOC142546528 gene encoding O-fucosyltransferase 39-like isoform X1 is translated as MRQQIRSLSHSNRGGAMAAALVLLLPLLFTSLFTPFSHALPSALSEWNTPKPMHSRLLKSALQRQTSDEKQADLWLPLPRPEWKTCAQHGFTSTELPKKTQGYIQLFLDGGLNQQRMGICDAVAVAKILNATLIIPYLEVNSVWQDSSTFMDIFDVEHFIDTLKDDISIVRELPDEYFWSTREYYATAIRATRVKTAPVHASANWYLENVLPLLQSYGIAAIAPFSHRLDFDNMPADIQRLRCKVNFQALVFVPHIRALGDMLVSRLRYPPGPSEVTGTNYIREFNDPKYKQEAGKFVVLHLRFDKDMAAHSACDFGGGKAEKLALAKYRQVIWQGRVLNSQFTDEELRSQGRCPLTPEEIGLLLAALGFDNSTRLYLASHKVYGGEARISTLRSLFPLMEDKKSLSSSEERAQIKGKASLLAAVDYYVSMHSDIFISASPGNMHNAMVGHRTYHNMKAIRPNMALLGQLFLNKSLTWPEFQEAVIEGHRSRQGQLRLRKSEQSIYTYPAPDCMCNA